The sequence GCTCGGCCACCGGACTGGCCACCAGCCGGCGGCCGCGCCCGGCGGGGGCGTCGGGCCGGGTCACGACGGCGGCCACCTCGTGGCGGTCGGAGGCGATCAGGGCGTCCAGGGCGGGGACGGCGACCTCGGGGGTGCCGGCGAAGACGAGCTTCATGGGTGGCTGACTGCCTCTCGGGCTTCTCGGACTCTCGGGCCCCGCGGAGTTCTCGGATGCTGCGGGGCGCTCGGGCTCTGCGGGATTCTCGGGCTCTGCGGGGCCAGGACGTACGGTGACGAGCAGCACACCAGTCTAGGGGGTGGCCTCCAGGGCGCACGGCGGGCTCAGCCGCTTCCGCCCGCCCGGCGATCAGGGGGCTCAGCCGCCACGGCCCGTCCGGTGACCGGGGGGCTCAGCCGCTACGACCAGCGGGCGTTCAGGGGGCGCACGTGCGCCGCGCACGCCCCGTGCATATGCACATACGCCCCGATGGCGTGACCACATACCCGGCTCGGGCGTTGGTCAAAGGAGATTGACCGAAGCGGGCCGCCCCGATGCGGCCCGATCCCTTTCAACGCCGGTTCGAGAGGCTTCTTCATGGCCGACCACGCAACCCACGACGCCCAAGCGCGGGCCAGCCTGCATCTCCTGGTGCGGGACATCGAGCGGGTCCGGCGGCAGGTGGACGCGCTGCGCACACTCACCGCCCAGCTGGGCAACGTCTACCGCCCGCGCCGCTCCGGCCCCTCCGCGGGCTTCGTCGTCTACGGCAGGGCCCCGGCCCCCACCGTCCGCCTCGCCCAGGAGCTGCGGGACAGCGTCGAGACCCTGGTCACCGCCGCGGTGGACTTCGACCGCTCGCTCGGCTTCTCCTGGGACGCGGTGGGCTCGGCCCTGGGCGTCACCAAGCAGGCGGTGCACCGCCGTTACGGGACGCGCCGGGCCACCAACGCCCAGTCCACAGCCGAGGCGAACACGGAGAACGCGGCGACGCCCCGCCCGGTCTCCGTGGCTCCAGGCCTGCCGGGATCGTCCTCCGGCGGATCCATGTCCGCCGTGCCCTCCGTCCCCGCGGCCCGCTCCATGCCGCCCCAGCCGTCGGTGGGCGCGCAGCCGGTCCGTGAGGAGCTGCGCCCCGGCGCCTTCCCGGGCCCGCGCAACGGCTGACCACGAAGCCGTACGTACGTCACCGGAGCGGCGGTCTCCCCGGCCCGCCGCCCCTCTCTACCTCAGGGCTCTCACCCGATGTCCGGCGGATCGATCCTGATCCGCACCTGGTCTCCCCCGCCCTTGGCCGTACGCGCCGCCTGCGCCGTCTTGAGCGCGCCCGCGAGCGCCGCCCCGCGCCCGGGCACCACCCGGATCAGCATGCGCTCCCAGCTCTCGCCGGGGGGCGCGTCCGACGGTCTGCGCGGGCGCCCCGGCTCCGCCGACGGGACCGGCACCGGCCCCAGCAGCTCGGCCTCCGGCGGCAGTTCGGCAGCTGCGAGAAAGGAAGCCAGGGCCTCCGCCGGGCCTGTCACCGACGCCATCCGGGAGACCGGCGGGAAGCGCAGCTCGGCCCGGTCCGCCAGCTCACGGCGGGCGAAACCGGCCGGGTCCCAGCGGACCAGTGCCTGCACCGGGCGCAGCGTCGGCTCGGCGACGATCACCACCGTGCCGCCCTCCTCCTGCCCGCGTACGAGTGCGCCCGCCGCCGTCCACCGGCGCAGCGCCTCCTCCCCCGCCCGCAGGTCGGGCCGGCCGAGCATCGCCCAGCCGTCCAGGAGCAGCGCCGCCGCGTAGCCGCCCTCGGCGACGGGTTCGGCGCCGGGTGTGGAGACGACCAGCGCCGGGGCGGCCGGGACCGCGTCCAGGATGTGGTCGCGCCCCGAGGTGCGGACGGGCACGGTGGGGAAGGCGCGGCCCAGCTCCTCGGCGGTGCGACGGGCGCCGACGATCTGGGCGCGCAGCCGGTTCGAGCCGCACTCCGCGCACTGCCAGGCGCGCTCGGCCTGCCCGCACCAGGCGCAGTTCAGATCCTGCTGGTCCGGCGCCTCCAGGGGCCCGGCACAGTGGCGGCAGCGGGCGGGGGTGCGGCAGCGCTCGCAGGCGAGGCGGGGCGCGTAACCCCTCCGGGGCACCTGGACGAGCACCGGGCCGCTGCGCAGGCCGTCGCGCACGGTCTGCCAGGCGAGGCTGGGCAGCCGGGCCGAGCGGGCGGCGCCGTCCCGGGCCAGCTCGCCGTCGCCGACCGTACGGATGAGGGGCGCGGCCCGCCGCAGCTGCTCCCGGTCCGCGAGCAGGGGCAGCGCCCAGCCGCTCTCCACGAGCTGGGCGGCCTCGACCGTGCAACTGGTCCCGCCGAGCAGGAAGGCGCACCGGCCCTGGGCGGCCCGCAGCTCCAGGACCTCGCGGACGTGCGGGAAGGGGGCGTTGGTGTCGCTGTGGCTGGAGTCCCCGTCGTCCCAGACGGCGACCAGGCCGAGGTCGCGGACGGGGGCGAACATGGCGGCGCGGGTCCCGACGACCGCTCGAACCGAGCCCCGGCGCACCGCGAGCCACTGGCGGTAGCGCTTCTCGGGGCCGGATTCGGCGGTGAGCAGGGCGTGCCTGCCCGCACCGAGCGCCTCGGTCAGGGCGGCGTCGATCCGTGCGGCGACCCGCCCGTCCGGGACGACGACGAGCGCGCCGCGCCCCGAGGAGAGCGTGGCGGCGACGGCGCGGGCGATCTCGGCGGGCCAGTGCGGTCCGGGCAGCGCCGTCCAGACCGCCCGGGGCGCACCGCCCTCGGCCAGGGCGCGGAGGAAGGCGGGGCCCTGTCCGTACCGCTCCCAGGTGCCCGGCTCCGGGGGCGGGGGCGGAGGCAGCGGCTCCGGGGAGGGCTTGGACTCGGCGCGGCCGTTGCGGGGCGGGACGGCGAGCTGGAGGACATCGGCGAGGCTGCCCGCGTACCGGTCGGCCACCGCGCGGGAGAGGGCGAGCAGCTCGGGCCCGAGGACCGGCTCCGGGGAGACGACATAGGCGAGGGCGGCCAGCGTGCCCTGGTAGTCGGAGTCGGCGCGGCGCTCCACGATGAACCCGTCGATCAGACCGCCGCCCTCGCGCCGTCCGCCCTGCACGTTGTGGCGCCCGGCCCCGAACCGCACCCGTACGCGAACGCCCGGCTGGGCGTCGGCGTCCAGCTCCTCGGGGACCGCGTAGTCGAAGAACTGGTCGAGGTGGAGGACCCCCTTGTTGACCAGCACCCGGGCCACGGGCAGCTCCTTGGCCAGCGGGGCGCCGCGCCAGGTGCGCGGCTTGGCGCGCGGCACCTTGGCCTGGCGCACGGTCTCCCGGATCAGCGCAAGCTGCTCCGGCGCCCCGGCACCGGGCTCGGGCGCCCCCGCACCGGGCTCGGCGGACTGCTCGTTCTCGCTGCTCACAGCCAAATTCCTACCAGACGGCACTGACAGCCCGGACCGCACCGACAAAGGCGGCCGGGCGCAGAGCAGCGGGACCCGGCCACCGCGTTCGGTGGCCGGGTCCCGCTGTCATGAGCTGTGCGGTGCTGCTTCGGTGCTGCTAGAGACCGGCGGCCGCGCGGAGGGCGTCCACGCGGTCGGTGCGCTCCCAGGTGAAGTCGGGGAGCTCGCGGCCGAAGTGCCCGTACGCGGCGGTCTGGGCGTAGATCGGGCGGAGCAGGTCGAGGTCACGGATGATCGCGGCCGGGCGGAGGTCGAAGACCTCACCGATCGCGTTCTCGATCTTCTCCGTGTCGATGGCGGCGGTGCCGAAGGTCTCGACGAAGAGACCGACCGGCTCGGCCTTGCCGATCGCGTAGGCGACCTGGACCTCGCAGCGGGTGGCGAGGCCGGCGGCCACCACGTTCTTGGCGACCCAGCGCATCGCGTACGCCGCCGAGCGGTCGACCTTGGACGGGTCCTTGCCCGAGAAGGCGCCGCCACCGTGGCGGGCCATGCCGCCGTAGGTGTCGATGATGATCTTGCGGCCGGTGAGGCCGGCGTCGCCCATCGGGCCGCCGATCTCGAAGCGGCCGGTCGGGTTCACCAGGAGGCGGTAGCCGTCGGTGTCCAGCTTGATGCCGTCCTCGACGAGCTGCGTGAGCACGTGCTCCACGACGAACTCGCGGATGTCGGGCGCGAGCAGCGAGTCCAGGTCGATGTCGCTGGCGTGCTGCGAGGAGACGACCACGGTGTCCAGGCGGACCGCCTTGTCACCGTCGTACTCGATGGTGACCTGGGTCTTGCCGTCGGGGCGGAGGTAGGGGATGGTCCCGTTCTTCCGCACTTCGGACAGCCGCCGCGAGAGGCGGTGCGCGATGTGGATCGGGAGCGGCATGAGCTCGGGGGTCTCGTCGCAGGCGTACCCGAACATCAGGCCCTGGTCGCCCGCGCCCTGCTTGTCGAGTTCGTCCTCATCGCCCTCGACCCGCTTCTCGTACGCGGTGTCGACGCCCTGCGCGATGTCCGGCGACTGCGCGCCGATGGAGACCGAGACGCCACAGGAGGCACCGTCGAAGCCCTTTTTGGAGGAGTCGTAGCCGATCTCCAGCACCTTGTTGCGCACGAGGTTGGGGATGTCGGCGTAGGCCTTGGTCGTGACCTCGCCCGCGACATGCACCAGACCGGTGGTGATCAAGGTCTCGACGGCGACGCGCGAAGCGGGGTCGTCGCGCAGGAGCGCGTCGAGGATCGTGTCGCTGATCTGGTCAGCGATCTTGTCGGGGTGACCCTCGGTGACAGATTCCGAGGTGAAGAGACGGCGGGACACATCGCTCCCTGGGGTTGCAGCGGCTGCTGGCTGATCATGGGTGGCACGCCCGAGAGCTGCGCTCGGCACGTACCGTCGACCAGTTTATCGGTCACGTCCGGCGGCCGGGGCATGCGTCTCGCCCTTTGGAGCGCGACAGCCCGTGACACACCGGACACCTGAAGGATAATCCACCGCCACGAACGGTGGTTTCGCCCCGTTATGAACCACTCTGGCTCACCCGGGGGGTTGATTGTCACATCTCCTGGAACCTTCCCGAAACGAGGTCCCAGACCGTGTCGGCAAGCGCTTCCTTGGGTCCGTACGGCACGGAGGTCTCCGTTCCGTCGGCGCCGAGGACGACCGCCTCGTTCTCCTCGGAGCCGAAGGTCTTGCGCTCCCCCACCTCGTTGACCACGAGCAGATCGCATCCCTTGCGGCGGAGCTTGGCCCGGCCGTTGGCGAGGACGTCGTCGGTCTCGGCGGCGAATCCCACCACGAGCTGACCCGGCCGGGGCCGCTCGGCGGCGACCTCGGCGAGGATGTCGGGGTTGCGGACCAGGGTGACGGCGGGCGCCTCCTCGCCGTCCTTCTTCTTGATCTTGCCCGTGGCGTACTCGGCGGGCCGGAAGTCGGCCACGGCCGCCGCCATCACCACGACGTCCGCGTCGGCGGCCGCCTTCAGCACGGCCTCCCGGAGCTGGACGGCCGTGCCGACCCGTACGACATGGGCCCCGGCCGGGTCGGGCAGCTGGGTGTTGGCCTCGATCAGGGTGACGCGGGCGCCCCGGGCCACGGCGGTGCGCGCCAGTGCGTACCCCTGCTTTCCGGAGGACCGGTTGCCGAGGTAGCGCACCGGGTCCAGGGGCTCGCGGGTGCCGCCCGCGCTGATCACCACATGGCGGCCCGCCAGGTCGGGTTCGGTGAC is a genomic window of Streptomyces sp. SID8374 containing:
- the metK gene encoding methionine adenosyltransferase is translated as MSRRLFTSESVTEGHPDKIADQISDTILDALLRDDPASRVAVETLITTGLVHVAGEVTTKAYADIPNLVRNKVLEIGYDSSKKGFDGASCGVSVSIGAQSPDIAQGVDTAYEKRVEGDEDELDKQGAGDQGLMFGYACDETPELMPLPIHIAHRLSRRLSEVRKNGTIPYLRPDGKTQVTIEYDGDKAVRLDTVVVSSQHASDIDLDSLLAPDIREFVVEHVLTQLVEDGIKLDTDGYRLLVNPTGRFEIGGPMGDAGLTGRKIIIDTYGGMARHGGGAFSGKDPSKVDRSAAYAMRWVAKNVVAAGLATRCEVQVAYAIGKAEPVGLFVETFGTAAIDTEKIENAIGEVFDLRPAAIIRDLDLLRPIYAQTAAYGHFGRELPDFTWERTDRVDALRAAAGL
- the coaBC gene encoding bifunctional phosphopantothenoylcysteine decarboxylase/phosphopantothenate--cysteine ligase CoaBC; its protein translation is MDKPKVVLGVSGGIAAYKACELLRRLTESGHDVRVVPTAASLHFVGAATWSALSGHPVSDQVWDDVHEVPHVRIGQGADLVVVAPATADMLAKAAHGLADDLLTNTLLTARCPVVFAPAMHTEMWEHPATQENVATLRRRGAVVIEPAVGRLTGVDTGKGRLPDPGEIFEVCRRVLARGVTEPDLAGRHVVISAGGTREPLDPVRYLGNRSSGKQGYALARTAVARGARVTLIEANTQLPDPAGAHVVRVGTAVQLREAVLKAAADADVVVMAAAVADFRPAEYATGKIKKKDGEEAPAVTLVRNPDILAEVAAERPRPGQLVVGFAAETDDVLANGRAKLRRKGCDLLVVNEVGERKTFGSEENEAVVLGADGTETSVPYGPKEALADTVWDLVSGRFQEM
- a CDS encoding primosomal protein N' — protein: MSSENEQSAEPGAGAPEPGAGAPEQLALIRETVRQAKVPRAKPRTWRGAPLAKELPVARVLVNKGVLHLDQFFDYAVPEELDADAQPGVRVRVRFGAGRHNVQGGRREGGGLIDGFIVERRADSDYQGTLAALAYVVSPEPVLGPELLALSRAVADRYAGSLADVLQLAVPPRNGRAESKPSPEPLPPPPPPEPGTWERYGQGPAFLRALAEGGAPRAVWTALPGPHWPAEIARAVAATLSSGRGALVVVPDGRVAARIDAALTEALGAGRHALLTAESGPEKRYRQWLAVRRGSVRAVVGTRAAMFAPVRDLGLVAVWDDGDSSHSDTNAPFPHVREVLELRAAQGRCAFLLGGTSCTVEAAQLVESGWALPLLADREQLRRAAPLIRTVGDGELARDGAARSARLPSLAWQTVRDGLRSGPVLVQVPRRGYAPRLACERCRTPARCRHCAGPLEAPDQQDLNCAWCGQAERAWQCAECGSNRLRAQIVGARRTAEELGRAFPTVPVRTSGRDHILDAVPAAPALVVSTPGAEPVAEGGYAAALLLDGWAMLGRPDLRAGEEALRRWTAAGALVRGQEEGGTVVIVAEPTLRPVQALVRWDPAGFARRELADRAELRFPPVSRMASVTGPAEALASFLAAAELPPEAELLGPVPVPSAEPGRPRRPSDAPPGESWERMLIRVVPGRGAALAGALKTAQAARTAKGGGDQVRIRIDPPDIG